In Armatimonadia bacterium, the following are encoded in one genomic region:
- a CDS encoding PDZ domain-containing protein produces MGRVGMATVAVCLLWMCCSGLAIAQGTQASGITFQALSDAELSAIEQGLGRRVGVRVTLVATGSPAEAADVKCGDILLTVNDHGVASPTEAAQALTGQAGRVKLVVARASGANELSTKTLWLEIGAGAAAPVSGGVTPATSPNLLQALGLTVQQLDADDLASIAAATGKRAGVFVVAVAPGSRAAAAGIRDDDILFDVGGQTIDGVPSLVQALSVAPARASCQVWRAAANGGFQTVPASLDLQGLATGQATSTGPAPTPVASTLGAAASADLQNKLNALEAARQAGILTNDEYARKRAEIEAQIRALSPQPDPATQQKLQALDAARAAGVITEAEYAQKRAQLLGQGAVATGVPPATTTGTTPPVATVPATWKTAQSPALGGFSMKHPPEWTATTATSGPALSLSNGSRTVEVLPAPNVTSLQQVYNNVLGQMRGQTGNYTELASGKGRIAGQEALLCDFTGTNPEGKPVVTRLAGVLNGTNAFLIIMGAPSTEVGTIRPLWDMMLSTFTFGTATATPRTWY; encoded by the coding sequence ATGGGACGTGTCGGCATGGCAACGGTGGCTGTCTGTTTGCTGTGGATGTGCTGCTCAGGCCTCGCGATCGCACAGGGGACACAAGCGTCAGGCATCACCTTCCAGGCCTTGTCGGATGCTGAGCTCAGCGCCATTGAGCAGGGCCTAGGGCGGCGTGTCGGGGTTCGGGTCACCCTGGTGGCGACGGGGAGCCCGGCCGAGGCCGCCGATGTGAAGTGCGGCGATATCCTCCTCACGGTGAACGATCACGGCGTGGCGTCACCGACGGAGGCCGCCCAAGCTCTCACGGGCCAGGCAGGCCGCGTGAAGCTGGTCGTGGCGCGGGCCAGCGGCGCGAATGAGCTATCGACAAAGACTCTCTGGCTGGAGATCGGTGCAGGAGCTGCTGCGCCGGTCTCCGGCGGTGTTACCCCCGCCACTTCACCTAACCTCTTGCAGGCTCTCGGTCTCACAGTTCAGCAGCTAGACGCGGATGACCTGGCCTCGATCGCGGCAGCCACCGGCAAGCGGGCCGGTGTGTTTGTGGTAGCTGTTGCGCCGGGCTCGCGGGCGGCGGCTGCCGGGATCCGAGACGACGACATCCTCTTTGACGTTGGCGGGCAGACCATCGACGGTGTGCCGAGCCTCGTGCAGGCCCTGTCCGTCGCTCCGGCGCGAGCGAGCTGCCAGGTCTGGCGTGCGGCTGCCAACGGTGGGTTCCAGACGGTGCCGGCGTCGCTGGACCTCCAGGGCCTTGCGACCGGCCAGGCAACCTCGACCGGTCCCGCTCCAACTCCGGTCGCGAGTACACTTGGGGCGGCCGCGTCAGCGGACCTGCAGAACAAGCTAAACGCTCTCGAGGCCGCCCGTCAGGCCGGCATCCTCACCAACGACGAGTACGCCCGCAAGAGGGCCGAGATCGAGGCCCAGATCCGGGCCCTCTCTCCGCAGCCGGATCCGGCAACCCAGCAGAAGCTCCAGGCGCTGGATGCCGCCCGGGCCGCCGGCGTGATCACCGAGGCGGAGTACGCCCAGAAGCGTGCCCAGCTTCTCGGCCAGGGCGCGGTCGCCACAGGTGTGCCGCCGGCGACTACCACGGGCACCACGCCACCGGTCGCGACCGTCCCGGCGACTTGGAAGACCGCCCAGTCCCCCGCCCTCGGCGGGTTCAGCATGAAGCACCCACCCGAGTGGACCGCGACGACCGCCACCTCTGGTCCGGCCTTGTCGCTGAGCAACGGGTCACGGACCGTGGAAGTGCTGCCGGCCCCCAACGTGACCTCTCTTCAGCAGGTGTACAACAACGTCCTCGGGCAGATGCGCGGGCAGACGGGGAACTACACGGAGTTGGCCAGTGGCAAAGGCCGGATCGCCGGTCAGGAGGCGCTGCTGTGCGACTTCACCGGCACTAACCCCGAGGGCAAGCCGGTCGTGACGCGCCTCGCCGGAGTCCTCAACGGCACTAACGCCTTCCTGATCATCATGGGCGCGCCCAGTACCGAGGTCGGCACGATTCGGCCTCTGTGGGACATGATGCTATCGACCTTCACCTTCGGCACTGCAACGGCAACGCCCCGCACCTGGTACTAG
- a CDS encoding SDR family oxidoreductase, with translation MGIREKFDLTGKVAAVTGGARGIGRACADALQEMGAQVALVDILEDRVQQSAKEMGKGTLGIVCDVTCKAAVTAAFDQIRAHFGRLDVLVNSAGVCIWNKAEDMTEEEWDKVVGLNLKGTFLCCQAAGRIMIEQRSGSIINVASMSGSIVNRPQGQVGYNSSKAGVIQLTHSMAAEWAQHGVRVNCISPGYTLSELTRQFSEYFGNWLPYIPMGRMAEPEELVGAVVYLASEAASYTTGHDLVIDGGYSAW, from the coding sequence ATGGGTATTCGGGAGAAGTTCGACCTTACCGGGAAAGTCGCGGCAGTCACCGGCGGCGCTCGGGGTATCGGTCGCGCCTGCGCCGATGCTCTCCAGGAGATGGGCGCACAGGTTGCGCTCGTCGACATCCTCGAGGACCGCGTGCAGCAGTCAGCGAAGGAGATGGGCAAAGGCACGCTGGGGATCGTTTGCGATGTTACCTGCAAGGCGGCAGTGACGGCCGCCTTCGACCAGATCAGGGCTCACTTCGGGCGACTTGACGTGCTGGTCAACAGTGCAGGCGTCTGCATCTGGAACAAGGCGGAGGACATGACCGAGGAGGAGTGGGACAAGGTCGTGGGCCTGAACCTGAAGGGCACCTTCCTGTGCTGCCAGGCGGCCGGGCGCATCATGATCGAGCAGCGCTCGGGGTCCATCATCAACGTTGCCTCAATGTCGGGCAGCATCGTGAACCGGCCGCAAGGCCAGGTGGGCTACAACTCGTCGAAGGCGGGCGTGATCCAGCTCACCCACAGCATGGCAGCGGAGTGGGCTCAGCATGGGGTACGGGTCAACTGCATCAGCCCGGGCTACACACTCAGCGAGCTGACGCGGCAGTTCTCGGAGTACTTCGGCAACTGGCTGCCCTACATCCCGATGGGACGGATGGCAGAGCCTGAGGAGTTGGTCGGCGCTGTGGTGTACCTGGCTTCCGAGGCAGCCAGCTACACGACCGGCCATGACCTGGTCATCGATGGCGGTTACTCGGCCTGGTAG